attataataaaaaaagcatatcaaaaataaatggctcctattttgatattttcccgTAGATGATATGATTCACTGTTTTTGAGGATATTTGAACtccaaggcatttttttttttttttactatgggattcataagaacattttatgtaaaagttaATATAAGAAAACTGTTTTTCATAATGCATGTGGCTAATTTATAATGTTGATGAACATATTATTTTGAGTATGGAATCTTATGTCTAGTAATGCCTAAGTGATCATTGTCAAGATTTTTCCCAGATAGTTGATAATTTAACAAACTGTTAATCATTGTTTCgttattcattctaaaattacaCCAACGTGATTTGGAAAAATCAAACTGAATagttaattaaactgaaaatacaatgaatttttttttttgtatttgcgaATAAGGATGATTCATAGTCGAAATTTTCATTACTTTGCTGATTTCCTTcacataattttctcttttttttgctTCCTTCTTATTATTCGTTCTACAAGACACACCTTTCTAGAGGTACCATCGTTTTTCCTGCTAACAATATCTCATTTCTGATTGCcacagattaataaataaaagttgcaaTAGTAAATATTATGCACATCAGTagattgttttaagaaataaaaaaaatattatctgcaatacattttagatgcaaatatataataaCGTTAAAAGCTAAGATTTCTTGCAATGGGAACTTTTTTGTCTATAAAGTCCCGGAACACTCGCATCAAGactaattattaatattggattgaaacaaaaattgattccttaacagaaaaaaaatgtaatgcaaaatacaaaataataataacaataataataaacgttGAAAGAAAATATCAGCAATCCATTTTAATATCGACCACGTAAGcacatatataaagtaataaaaattcagacCTCAGCTCATTGACCTTTGCTATTTGTTCCTATTAGTTTATTCCGCTTATTTGTtgataattctgtaaatttaaatataaaaaaaaactatatatctcGTTTGCTAAATGTCAAGGAAAAGTTGGAATTTAGCATCCGTTAATGACGCAGAAAAAGGCGAGGAGGCTTTTAACTCCCTGTGCAGACAGAGATGAacgattatatatttttctaattatacagGAATATACTTTATTCATgctcaaaatattcatttcatcaaatatagTGATTTACTTTGATTCAATTTCTGTCTGTTTTCATCGTGATTGTTTTAAGCAAATCATGCATGTTAATGCACAGCATATGAGTGGACCAAGCAATTGCGTAATCATTGTAAAAGTCAAAATTAATCTATAAACGTCTGGTAGAATAATAAAGTGCTTTCTGTATTTTGAAAGAGACTGTTTgtctctcaaaatttaatttttgaggatACCCCCCGTTGTCTAAATTTGTGTTATGATAAATCCCTAAACAATTAATCTATTTCCTAACCAAcccttatatatatttatatttatgtttttattctaaTGTAGTTTATGTTTAAGCTAAATTGATTTGTAATCAAGTAAAAACAAGCAAAATTTGTCATACTTGCAATGAGGAAGTGCTGAAGTTCTTACTTTTCAAACAGCCGAAACGATGGAGatcattttttctgattttcaccaaaagtttcttttaaaaagcttATTATATCAATATCTGACCCTAATTTCAAAGCTGAATTCTGAAATAGCAAGTACTAGAGCACTAGAGAGTGAACAAAAGAACAGTACTTACAAATTAAACTAATGTGATGAAAATCTTACAacaattattcagaatttttttattaaagtactaCGACCTGAACGaatgaaagaaaacaagaattGCTTTTTGTAGGATCGAATACAGATGAAACACAATCACGATCTAGAAACGGGATTTACTCAGCGAGGCGTAACCTATTCGGACAAGATCAAAGACTGAGAGGCAACTGGACTTTTAGGTGCgatattaaagaaacaaattcgGACGGTTTGACTGAAGGAGACTTAATATGGATAGCAGTGAATGAGCTATTTGAGAAAGAGGCTGAAGTATTCACCATCAGACCTGAGAAATTTTCTTCGAGATCTGGTTTTCTATGTATCAATATCTACACTCCTGATTACagagatgaaaaatttattttgaagactGCTAATATAATAAGAAGGCATGTTTACTTCCCGTATGTgatgtattattataaatcaagTGGAAAATCTACCAGTATTTATATGCATACACCAAATGGAGAGTTTTACAGAAAAACTGATGACAATAGATGGACACTTATTGATTGGGAGTGATATCTTATACTGTCTGCGatatattagatactttttatttaattatttgattattgagTTATTTGATATCATAAACGAATACTATGATGATACTGCTAGGAATTGAAGTTCtgattactttttattgaaaacaatgacTTTTTACTTTGTACTCCAAACATGAAccattattgtttatataaaatgataggTTTTAATAGATATCGAATggtgattttaatgaaattcattcaaatatttttacagtcaataataaaataatattttatgtagtttctgTATTTTTTTGGTCATTTATTATGTATGCCATTATATTTGGTATTTATATTCAAAGTACCCCTATTAAGTGCTATCTACAGTGGTAATAACCATATATAAGAAAAGTATGGAATTTTGGATGATTgaataaaagaatgaagaaaacatgcaagaaataaaaaaaatatatttctaaatatggtCCCCAGATGGCGTTTGACAAAAATAGAGCGAAAGGTTTTCGACATTATGCATCAATTGTTATAAAACCAATAAACATTCGCCGGAAATTTGTTACAATGAATATTACTAGCCTAAATGCTTGAAGTTTAGTCTACTTCCATTTCTTCTTTCTATCTGAAGAGAAATTGTTTCTGCTAAATCTACAGAAATGAATTTGTTTCCCTTTCAAGATGAATAaacctgaattattttttaaattttcatttttattaccattttctttagaaatgaCTTGGTCATTTCAATATCccttcaaaattctatatttctacTGAAATATTGATGtggtatatttatataatagcaATTTCAATAACAGATCACATGAACACTGGTCATCTgaattttcatcagttttctgATGAACATTACCAGGTCAGCGTCTAAATGTCACTGTTATTGGCCAGTGtactgaaattaatttatcagtcaatgatttttttgttgtctttattaaaactattgcttcaagtcaaaacttttttttcatgtgtTCTATTGGATCCCAAGACAATATACCCAATGATACGCTCCTGTTTGAAAATTCGtcctttttttctaattatgtttCCATacctttttttacattatttagacGGCTCACACTTTATGATGAACAATTATAGCTGCAGGTAGTTCTGAATACGGAACATTAACCATGCTTGAATTGGATGGCTGGTGCTATTCAGATGCTGACTCTACTGATATTGAGAGTTTCAGAATTAATAAACgcttaatataaaattatcatttgtgatttatgtaaaaataaacaatctacaatttgtaatttgtaatttagATTGCAATGGATTATAGTCAGTTATTAAATAGATAAGGTAATTAGTTTTTGAGAAATGTGCAATGGTTTGAGAAGGCATGGCCATTTAGAAGTAGCATATGGCTTATCTTCCACTATTACgagcataattaattttcttttgtatttgtaatttgcTAATCTTTGAAGAATTTCATCATACATCTTCAATCAATTTGTCAAGAAGATTCTTCAAACATCATAAacatcattaaaaacataaagataaataaattattctcacAGTCATTAGTCATTACACTTATATCCAATCCAATTTGATTTTACAgtaaactatttctatatttaaaaaaattatgacaatcgTAAATCTTGACATCGATGAGTTATCATgagataaaataagaattcaatgtattacaaatattgtACCAAATCTTAATCAATCAAGGTAAGTATATAAAAGGAAAGTGAAAATTTCGGTCTCTATAACCTGCAcagaaaaaaagtatgaaaattttagtttatttctgtGTTTATTATGCTGCGAGAAAATATTAATCTGCTTCATATTTCATCTACTTAGACAGAAGCTTTACAAATGATGATTACACGAGACTTCCATCTGAAATAACTGATAAGGAGTATATTTATATGCCTCCCATTTCTGAAGAAATCGATGACGATGAAGACATGAACATCCGTGGCAAATGGATGATATTTCCACATGGAGATCTGCAGAAACTAGACAGATTCTGGTTAGCCTTGATACCGCTATATAAAAATGGAACACTGACTCGATTAAAATGCTCTACAGCAATGGGAACAGATCTTGGTGTCATCAATTGCTACACAGCTGACAGTGAAAATCTGGCAGATGTCAGGAATGCTGCTGATGCCATAAGAGAATGTGTAGATTACGATACACTTATGTATTATAAGACAAACGAAGCATCTGCTCGTGGTTTATATGCCCGGTGTGGAAGTCAGAATATTTCTAAGTATATGCATACTGTTAACggttgtttatataaaaaagatagatTTGATCGATGGAAACTAGTGTCTATGTAATCATCAAAGAATTATTTGCTTTACatagaaaattaatatgatatttttgcttttttgtatgtaaaataaataattcaaggaTTGATTTAACtcttatatatacttaaaataaaaaaaaaatgtctcctaaaatcaaaaaaatttggtatatcatTACATAGTTATGTTGtggaataatattaaacaaatgaaagaatattggttcttaaattgtaattcaaatcattctaaataatttcttacaTAAGTGCATGGCTGACATTGCATAGGTCATATAATAAGCTCATAGGAAGTGATACGTGTGatgattaaaatatgatgatttccATCATAAGCACTGAAGCAGCTTTCAAGTATTGTATGAatttttgtagtttaaatttAGGCTAAACACATCTGATatgaaaaaatagcataaaaaggatttaaaaaaaattcttactgtaGTACAGTTTTGTCTtatatattcttcattaaaaataattaaattgaatattaaaaatatctttctcagAATAAGGTTTCATAAATTTCTTCGTCACTTAAAAAGCAGAAGTGCTTATTTGTTTAAATTCGCGTTCTTCCCCATTCTTTAATAatgtcatgtacaaaatttcagaattttatcataaaaatctcaaagatatgttaaaataaaattggtgaaaggtcaatcacaaattaaaatgtaaatgattacagcttcagtgcagatgacacgacgcaggaatgcatcataaggaaataaaatatgcttcatatcttttgTATGTAATTTCTTTATGTAATTccttatgtattattatttccttatgtaatttttgctttatgtaatcattcctttaagttattatttctgcgaatttttaattgttttgaaccaataaataacaaaattattatttatttattcaatcattactttctttgttaatttgtgtacgacctcTAAAACACGAACaaccgacatgatttttcctggttgcgaactcatatccaggcatcgaaaagtggtttaagtcagcatttatgtagtttcatatctttgagactttttgtgataaattgctgaaattttgtacatgaccttattaaaggatACGGCATATTTTACACACAGGGAACTTTTTTTTGTACggagtccgtataaaaatttaaattttatattttttgaagtttaatctcctgaaaattttaatcgatttcataacattttacatctttttttatacaactttgtaatttacagtatat
Above is a genomic segment from Argiope bruennichi chromosome 1, qqArgBrue1.1, whole genome shotgun sequence containing:
- the LOC129980404 gene encoding uncharacterized protein LOC129980404 isoform X1, which gives rise to MDDSKKSKIFTFGQLEKPEDSASEESLSDSSDDDSISKNEGGATSSKTNESDLDLVKQMQKLTNKMLLDSSSTSDSNDFFKRRMMDYNDRSFTNDDYTRLPSEITDKEYIYMPPISEEIDDDEDMNIRGKWMIFPHGDLQKLDRFWLALIPLYKNGTLTRLKCSTAMGTDLGVINCYTADSENLADVRNAADAIRECVDYDTLMYYKTNEASARGLYARCGSQNISKYMHTVNGCLYKKDRFDRWKLVSM
- the LOC129980404 gene encoding uncharacterized protein LOC129980404 isoform X2, with translation MDDSKKSKIFTFGQLEKPEDSASEESLSDSSDDDSISKNEGGATSSKTNESDLDLVKQMQKLTNKMLLDSSSTSDSNDFFKRRMMDYNGSNTDETQSRSRNGIYSARRNLFGQDQRLRGNWTFRCDIKETNSDGLTEGDLIWIAVNELFEKEAEVFTIRPEKFSSRSGFLCINIYTPDYRDEKFILKTANIIRRHVYFPYVMYYYKSSGKSTSIYMHTPNGEFYRKTDDNRWTLIDWE